The Zonotrichia leucophrys gambelii isolate GWCS_2022_RI chromosome 22, RI_Zleu_2.0, whole genome shotgun sequence genome includes the window aggcCAAGGCCAAGGGCTCCAGgaagggctgagccccccactcccccccGTGCCCCTCCCCCGTTTCTATTTAAACTGGTTTTGTCACATCCTGCACTGGTTGgactgggatggatggggggGAAGGCGCCGCCGCACATtgtcacagggctggggacacacggacactgtggggacacggggacactgtggggacacggggacggcgtgtgggacacagggacactgtggggacatggggacactgtggggacaccatgtgggacacaaggacagtggggacaccatgtgggacacagggacactgtggggacacggggacagcatgtgggacatggggacactgtggggacacagggacactgtggggacacggggacactgtggggacatggggacagcatgtggggcacagggactTCAGGAGCATTTATGGGTTTATTCCCAGCCCTATAGGAACGTGtagggcacagaggggacatccCAGATCATTCCTTTAGGAACATTTATGGGTTTTTAAGGAACATTTATGGGTGTTTTAGGAACATTTATGGGTTTTTTAGGAACATTTACAGGTTTATTCCCTCGAGGAACTTGTAGGGCCCACTGAGGATATCCCAGATCATTCCTTTAGGAACatttttttatgggtttttaaGGAACATTTATGGGTGTTTTAGGAACATTTACAGGTTTATTCCCTAGAGGAACTTGTAGGGCACACTGAGGATATCCCAGATCATTCCTTTAGGATCATTTACAGATTTTTTGGGACCATTTACAGGTTTATCCCTAGAGGAACTTGTAGGGCACACTGAGGACATCCCAGATCATTCCTTTAGGAACATTTACAGGTTTTTAAGGAACATTTATGGGTTTTTTAGGAACATTTACAGCTTTATCCCTAGAGGAACTTGTAGGGCCCACTGAGGACTTTTCAGATCACTCCTTTAGGAACATTTACAGGTTTTTTGGAAACATTTACAGGTTTATTCCTAGAGGTACTTGTAAGGTACACCCCAGATCATTCCTTTAGGAACATTTACAGGTTTTTCAGGGCCATTTAGAGGTTTTTAGGGCCGTTTGCAGGTTTATCCTTAGATGAACTTGTAGGGCACATCCCAGATCACTCCTTTAGGAACATTTACAGGTTTTTAAGGAACATTTATGGGTTTTTTAGGAACATTTACAGGTTTATCCCTAGAGGAACTTGTAGGGCACATCCCAGAGCATTCCTTTAGGAACATTTACAGGTTTTTTGGAAACATTTACAGGTTTATTCCTAGAGGTACTTGCAAGGTACACCCCAGATCACTCCTTTAGGAACATTTACAGGTTTATTCCTAGAGGTACTTGTAAGGTGCACCCCAGATCATTCCTTTAGGAACATTTACAGGTTTTTCAGGGCCGTGTCCAGGTTAGCCCTAGATGAACTTGTAGGGCAGGCGGGCGGGCAGGGTCTGCAGCTCCAGGCGCACGGGGCACTTGTAGAAGTGGCCGAGCAGGGTCTCGGCGTAGCCCTGCAGGAAGTAGAGCTTGTGGGGCGGCAGCGCCCGCGCCAGGAGGGCGCAGAGCACCAGCAGGTTCCCGCGGCGCTTCAGCACCGGCTcgtccagcagcagccccgggaaCGTCCCGGCCAGGAAGCGCCGCAGGAACGCGTCCTCCAGGGCCCGCTGGGCGGCGCCCGCCTCGCCACACAGGTTAcctgggacagaggggacattggggacactggggacattggggacactggggacattggggacactgggtcACTGCCCGCCTGCCTCGCCACACAGGTTAcctgggacagaggggacattggggacactggggacattggggacactggggacattggggacactgggtcACTGCCCGCCTCGCCACACAGGTtacctggggggacaggggacattggggacactgcccGCCCGCCTCGCCACACAGGTtacctgggggacattggggacactgagggacatccTGCTGGGTGGCGCCTGCCTCGCCACACAGGTTacctgggacattggggacactggggacattggggacactgcccGCCCGCCTCGCCACACAGGTTACCTAGGCggacaggggacattggggacactgggtcACTGCCCGCCTCGCCACACAGGTTAcctgggacagaggggacattggggacactgagggacatcctgctgggcagtgcccgCCTCGCCACACAGGTTacctggggggacacacaggtggcATTGGTGACACTGTGTCACCCCCACTGTGCTGCACCCACCTCACCACACAGGTTcgctgaggggacaggggatggtggcactggtggcaccagCCCAGCCGTGGTCCTGGCACCACAGGAGTTGTGTGTTCTGTGCCCAGGATGCCCATGGGTGCcatgtgtcactgtccccaccAGGCTCCCACGATGCCCACGTACCCcacactgccctgtccccaccatgctcctgtgtccccacaggccatctccctgtcccctgtgtccccgtgtcacGCACcggtgtgcagggacagccagccctTGCGGTGCCCGATGTGGTGCGGGGCGTGCGCCTGCTCGTACGTCACCAGCTTGTCACCCTTGCCCGCGCGCACCCGCGCCGCCCGcgcctgtggggacagcagggtcagggacagggaacagggggacattggggacagcagggacaggggacattggggacagcagggtcagggacagggggacattggggacagcagggtcagggacagggaacagggggacattggggacagcagggacagggggacattggggacagcagggtcagcagggacaagggacagcgGGGTCAGGGACATGGGGAAAGTGGGgtcagggggacatggggacggggacagcagggtcaggagacaggggacacagggacaggggacagcggggacagggagaCACGGGGTCGGGGaacaggggacaagggacagcgaggacagcagggtcaggggacattgggaacagggggacatggggacagcagcatcagggacatggggacattaTGGGCAGCGAGGACAGGGAACACAGGGATAGGAgggcaggggacacggggacacggacGCGGGGTCCCCGACGACTCACCTTGAGGCACACGGGGCTGGTGTGGAGCTGCCGGGGGGcgctggggacatggagggcACGGGGAAGGAcctgcacaggggacagggctggggacggCTGGCAGGGGACACCCCGGTCCCCAGGGCTGGCGACATCGCGgtctcctgtccccagcacagccagcgtGTCCCCAGGAGCCGCACGGAGcagccccggtgtccccacagcTCGTGACGCTGTTCCCGGTGTCACCTCTCATCCAGTGCCCCccaccctcagtgtcccccattCCCGGTGTATTTCCCCCATTCCGGGTATTTCCCCCATTCCCGGTGTATTTCCCCCATTCCCggtgtttttcccccattcccgcTCTCGCCTCACCCGCAGGGCCCGCGcggccgccgccatcttggctgagggagcggcggcagcgccccctggcggcggGAGGGCAGCgaggaactgggatggactgggaacactgggagtaCTGCAAgcactggggatactgggatggactggggggaactgggatggactggggacactgggagtaCTGCAAgcactggggggaactgggatggactggggggaactgggatggactggggggaactgggatggactgggaacactgggagtaCTGCAAgcactggggatactgggatggactgggaactCCTGAAGGCAACTGGGCTCCTCGTGAGCACtcactgggagcaactgggagctCCGTGGTGCCCACTGGGAGCCTTTTGGGGGTCTCCCAGCTCCCTTACCCTCCACTCTTGGGGtctcccaggtgtcccccccattttggggtcccccccatCCCggtgcccacacacacacacacacactcagcgCCCGTGGGTGCCACTGCTTTATTCCGGGGGTGCCCCCGGGTGCCCCCCGCACTCGGAGCCCCCCGTCCCGTTTCGGGGGGCTCAGGGGAAGGCGATGGAGCCcagggggggctcggggggggtCCCGCGGCCGGGGGGCTGCCGGGGCCCCCCGTGGTGCCCGTACTGGAACTTGAGGCGCAGCTCGCCCAggcgggagcggggcaggaTGTCGGGGATCCACTCGATGGTGAAGGGCGTGGGCTCCTTCTGCGTGGGGGACGT containing:
- the MRPS24 gene encoding small ribosomal subunit protein uS3m, with product MAAAARALRVLPRALHVPSAPRQLHTSPVCLKARAARVRAGKGDKLVTYEQAHAPHHIGHRKGWLSLHTGNLCGEAGAAQRALEDAFLRRFLAGTFPGLLLDEPVLKRRGNLLVLCALLARALPPHKLYFLQGYAETLLGHFYKCPVRLELQTLPARLPYKFI